From the genome of Yersinia enterocolitica, one region includes:
- a CDS encoding MFS transporter, protein MSSKPVNRWLIVAGTIIVQMGLGTIYTWSLFNQPLGEKFSWSLGAVATTFSITSFSLAIATLFAGRLQERIGIRKLTLLSGIILGLGLIASSFATSLGMIYLLAGIVVGFADGTAYITTLSNLIKWFPERKGLISGISVGAFGTGSLLFKYVNASLIANQGVSLAFFYWGLIVMVLVGAGSFLLQEKAVAPQVNNSLQTARAGRDFSVKEMLAVKESYFLFIIFFTACMSGLYLIGIVKDLGVQLAGMDLVTAANTVSAIAIFNTAGRIILGALSDKVGRLRVISFTLLVTTLAVSVLSFVPLTHALFFLCVGAIAFCFGGNITVFPAIVGDFFGLKNHSKNYGVIYQGFGLGALAGSFIAAQLGGYQATFMVIAVLSVLSLLLTLIIKPPKGAATETESTPTATAGVTARSHA, encoded by the coding sequence ATGAGCAGTAAACCGGTAAATCGTTGGCTAATTGTTGCGGGTACCATCATTGTTCAAATGGGGTTGGGAACTATCTATACCTGGAGCTTATTTAATCAGCCACTGGGAGAGAAGTTCAGTTGGTCGTTAGGGGCAGTTGCAACCACATTTTCCATTACCAGTTTTTCTCTCGCTATTGCCACTCTGTTTGCTGGCCGCCTGCAAGAGCGCATAGGTATCCGTAAACTGACGTTACTTTCCGGTATCATTCTTGGTTTGGGCCTGATTGCCAGCTCTTTTGCCACATCATTAGGAATGATTTATCTATTGGCTGGTATCGTGGTCGGTTTCGCCGATGGCACCGCCTACATCACCACCCTGTCGAATCTGATCAAATGGTTCCCGGAACGTAAAGGGCTGATTTCCGGTATTTCAGTGGGGGCATTTGGTACCGGCAGCTTATTGTTCAAATATGTAAATGCCAGTCTGATTGCCAACCAAGGAGTGTCGCTGGCATTCTTCTACTGGGGCCTCATCGTGATGGTATTAGTAGGGGCTGGCTCTTTCCTGCTACAAGAGAAAGCAGTGGCCCCACAGGTCAATAACAGCCTGCAAACCGCCCGTGCCGGGCGTGATTTTAGTGTCAAAGAGATGCTGGCGGTTAAAGAGTCTTACTTCTTATTTATCATCTTCTTCACCGCATGTATGAGTGGCTTATATCTGATTGGTATCGTGAAAGATTTAGGCGTACAACTGGCAGGAATGGACTTGGTGACGGCAGCCAACACCGTTTCAGCCATTGCCATCTTTAATACCGCCGGGCGCATTATCCTTGGCGCACTATCAGACAAAGTGGGCCGTCTGCGCGTAATCAGCTTCACCTTGCTGGTCACCACATTAGCGGTATCCGTGTTGAGTTTTGTTCCACTGACTCATGCGCTGTTCTTCTTGTGTGTCGGGGCGATAGCCTTCTGCTTCGGCGGCAATATTACGGTGTTCCCGGCGATTGTCGGCGACTTCTTCGGTCTGAAAAATCACAGTAAAAACTACGGTGTCATCTATCAAGGGTTTGGTTTGGGTGCTCTGGCAGGTTCGTTTATTGCCGCACAACTGGGTGGATATCAGGCGACCTTTATGGTTATCGCGGTGCTGTCAGTACTTTCCTTGCTGCTGACGTTGATAATCAAACCGCCAAAAGGTGCAGCAACCGAGACTGAAAGTACACCAACAGCAACAGCGGGCGTAACTGCCCGTAGCCATGCCTAA
- a CDS encoding glutamate--tRNA ligase: MKIKTRFAPSPTGYLHVGGARTALYSWLFTRHLGGEFVLRIEDTDLERSTQEAIDAIMDGMNWLNLDWDEGPYFQTKRFDRYNAVIDQMLEKGTAYRCYCSKERLEELRETQMANGEKPRYDGRCRDSQCTHGADEPSVVRFRNPQEGSVIFDDKIRGPIEFSNQELDDLIIRRTDGSPTYNFCVVIDDWDMEITHVIRGEDHINNTPRQINILKALGAPVPEYAHVSMILGDDGKKLSKRHGAVGVMQYRDDGYLPEALLNYLVRLGWSHGDQEIFSVAEMTELFTLDAVSKSASAFNTEKLQWLNHHYINSLPPEHVAVHLSWHVEQLGLDTRNGPELVEIVKLLGERCKTLKEMAESCRYFYEEFDEFDADAAKKHLRPVARQPLEAVKAKLAAINAWTTENVHNAIQGTADELGVGMGKVGMPLRVAVTGAGQSPGMDVTVHAIGQARSLARIDKALAFISEREAQQ; the protein is encoded by the coding sequence ATGAAGATCAAAACCCGTTTTGCACCCAGTCCTACCGGCTATCTCCATGTAGGTGGCGCACGCACCGCATTGTATTCCTGGCTGTTCACCCGTCATTTAGGTGGTGAATTTGTTCTGCGCATTGAAGATACCGATCTTGAGCGCTCAACTCAGGAAGCCATCGACGCTATTATGGACGGTATGAACTGGTTGAATCTGGATTGGGATGAAGGCCCGTATTTTCAAACCAAACGGTTCGATCGCTACAATGCGGTGATTGACCAAATGTTGGAAAAGGGCACCGCTTATCGCTGCTATTGTTCTAAAGAGCGCCTGGAAGAGTTGCGTGAAACCCAAATGGCCAATGGCGAGAAACCTCGCTACGATGGTCGTTGCCGCGATAGCCAGTGCACTCATGGCGCTGATGAGCCATCAGTGGTACGTTTTCGCAACCCGCAGGAAGGTTCAGTCATTTTCGACGACAAAATCCGTGGCCCTATTGAATTCAGCAATCAGGAACTGGATGACTTAATCATCCGCCGTACCGATGGTTCACCAACCTATAACTTCTGTGTCGTCATCGATGACTGGGATATGGAAATCACCCATGTTATCCGTGGTGAAGACCATATCAACAATACACCGCGCCAGATTAATATTCTGAAAGCATTAGGCGCGCCAGTGCCTGAGTATGCTCATGTATCAATGATTCTGGGTGATGACGGTAAAAAACTGTCGAAACGCCACGGGGCTGTTGGTGTTATGCAATACCGCGATGACGGCTATCTGCCAGAGGCACTACTGAACTATTTGGTGCGTTTGGGTTGGTCTCATGGTGATCAGGAGATTTTCTCTGTGGCCGAGATGACCGAGCTGTTTACCCTCGATGCAGTCAGTAAGTCAGCCAGTGCATTCAATACTGAAAAATTACAGTGGTTGAATCATCACTATATCAATAGCCTGCCACCAGAGCATGTTGCTGTTCACCTGTCATGGCATGTTGAACAACTGGGGCTTGATACCCGTAATGGCCCTGAGTTAGTTGAAATCGTAAAACTGCTAGGTGAGCGCTGCAAAACGCTGAAAGAGATGGCCGAGTCCTGCCGTTACTTTTACGAAGAGTTTGACGAGTTCGATGCTGATGCGGCTAAAAAACATTTGCGCCCAGTGGCCCGCCAGCCACTTGAAGCAGTTAAAGCCAAACTCGCCGCCATCAACGCCTGGACCACTGAAAACGTTCACAACGCGATTCAGGGCACGGCTGATGAGTTAGGTGTAGGTATGGGTAAAGTGGGGATGCCGCTGCGTGTCGCAGTCACTGGTGCGGGTCAATCGCCAGGAATGGATGTCACTGTCCATGCTATCGGTCAGGCACGCTCACTGGCACGTATTGATAAAGCATTAGCCTTTATCAGCGAGCGCGAAGCACAACAATAA
- a CDS encoding Na(+)-translocating NADH-quinone reductase subunit E: MQVHHRSLLERIIHAVGFEVIAVAICAPVGAWLLDRSILQMGTLALILSSVAMLWNIVYNSLFDHFWPVSRVAKTLLVRVLHALGFEGGFILIGLPIAAFTLGVSLLQAFMLEIGFFLFFLPYTVCYNWAYDSLRMRVIRSRQLATLQPVSEEGRNSR; encoded by the coding sequence ATGCAAGTTCATCACCGATCTCTCTTGGAGCGGATTATTCATGCCGTTGGGTTTGAAGTGATTGCCGTTGCCATTTGTGCGCCCGTCGGCGCATGGTTACTGGATCGCTCCATACTGCAAATGGGAACATTGGCCTTGATCCTCTCCTCAGTGGCAATGCTGTGGAATATTGTTTACAACAGTCTGTTCGACCACTTCTGGCCAGTCAGTCGGGTAGCAAAGACTCTGCTCGTGCGGGTACTCCATGCGCTGGGCTTCGAGGGTGGTTTTATCCTGATAGGCTTACCTATCGCGGCTTTCACGTTGGGTGTTTCGCTATTACAGGCATTTATGTTGGAGATCGGTTTCTTCTTGTTCTTCCTGCCTTACACCGTATGTTACAACTGGGCCTATGACAGCCTGCGGATGCGGGTTATCCGCTCGCGCCAGCTTGCGACATTGCAGCCGGTTTCTGAGGAAGGGCGCAATTCACGCTAA
- a CDS encoding DUF2502 domain-containing protein has protein sequence MSKVDVLKPTIFRPIALRPLLLVTILAWFPLVPMANAESIELLPSVSLQIGEQDRRGNYWDGYDWRDQRWWQDHQGQDLGERNRHGHYWDGHRWQNRDWWQKNYYYREGRYQKHDKHYDNHGKKHHRGKGHDRHHDDD, from the coding sequence ATGTCAAAAGTGGATGTTTTGAAACCAACGATATTTAGACCTATTGCGTTAAGACCACTGTTATTAGTAACGATATTAGCCTGGTTTCCTCTCGTTCCTATGGCAAATGCCGAAAGTATTGAGCTACTCCCCAGTGTTTCATTGCAGATCGGTGAGCAAGATCGCCGTGGCAATTATTGGGATGGTTATGACTGGCGCGATCAACGATGGTGGCAGGATCATCAGGGGCAGGATTTAGGCGAACGAAATCGCCATGGACATTACTGGGATGGGCACCGCTGGCAAAACAGAGACTGGTGGCAAAAGAACTATTATTACCGTGAAGGGCGCTATCAGAAACACGATAAACATTATGACAACCACGGCAAGAAACATCATCGAGGGAAAGGGCATGACCGCCATCATGATGATGACTAA
- a CDS encoding L-glyceraldehyde 3-phosphate reductase: MVYQAASSRYQEMKYHRCGRSGLMLPAISLGLWHNFGDSTLYENSRNLVHRAFDSGITHFDLANNYGPPPGSAELNFGRILQQDLRPYRDELIISSKAGYTMWPGPYGDWGSKKYLVASINQSLQRMGLDYVDIFYHHRPDPNTPLEETMAALDLLVRQGKALYIGLSNYPAAQARQACEILANLGTPCLIHQPKYSMFERWIETGLQDTLDEYGVGSIAFSPLAGGVLTDRYLAGIPQDSRAASGSKFLNPEQLTAEKLAKVRQLNALAHERGQKLSQMSLAWVLRGGRVTSALIGASKISQIDDAVGMLANTDFSTEEIKRIEDILV, encoded by the coding sequence ATGGTCTATCAGGCAGCTTCCTCCCGTTATCAAGAGATGAAGTATCATCGTTGTGGTCGTAGTGGATTAATGCTTCCGGCAATTTCTCTTGGCCTGTGGCATAACTTTGGTGACAGCACGCTGTACGAAAATAGCCGCAATTTAGTGCATCGCGCTTTCGATAGTGGTATCACCCATTTTGATTTAGCCAATAACTATGGCCCGCCGCCCGGTTCAGCCGAGCTGAACTTTGGCCGCATCCTGCAACAAGACCTGCGCCCCTATCGTGATGAACTGATTATCTCTTCCAAAGCGGGATACACCATGTGGCCCGGCCCTTATGGTGACTGGGGTTCGAAGAAATATCTGGTAGCCAGTATCAACCAAAGCCTACAACGTATGGGGCTAGATTATGTAGATATTTTCTACCACCATCGCCCGGATCCTAATACACCATTGGAAGAAACCATGGCCGCATTGGACCTGCTGGTGCGCCAAGGTAAAGCGTTGTATATCGGGTTGTCCAACTATCCAGCGGCGCAAGCCCGTCAGGCCTGTGAAATTCTGGCAAATCTCGGTACGCCTTGCCTGATTCATCAGCCTAAATACTCTATGTTCGAACGCTGGATTGAAACCGGGCTGCAAGATACTTTGGATGAGTATGGCGTAGGATCTATTGCCTTTTCTCCGCTGGCAGGCGGCGTATTGACGGATCGCTATTTGGCGGGTATTCCGCAGGACTCAAGGGCTGCCAGTGGCAGTAAATTCCTTAATCCCGAGCAGCTTACCGCAGAAAAACTGGCCAAGGTGCGCCAGTTGAACGCATTGGCCCACGAACGCGGTCAGAAGTTGTCACAGATGTCTTTAGCCTGGGTATTACGTGGCGGGCGGGTGACTTCAGCACTGATTGGTGCCAGCAAAATCAGCCAGATTGACGACGCGGTTGGTATGCTAGCCAACACTGATTTCAGCACCGAAGAAATCAAACGTATTGAAGATATTCTGGTGTAA
- a CDS encoding LysR family transcriptional regulator: protein MHYSPEALIAFVEAAALGSFSAAARKLRKSQSTISTAIANLEADLGLTLFDRQARQPVLTDHGRRVLSHVQEILAASERLDNLSIRLAGQVETRLTFVLSDTYQPTHHEDLLRRFEQRYPDIEFECLIAEEGDVIDLLQLRRAHIGVVEVQSYYPPDIAASRLAAQTEMAIFVQQGHALAKLPQVHPEQLATARQLCLNTYNRTERNQSQGLMWSAPSYLMLLEMAEQGFGWAILPRWLVEQYSRQKLVALPTIGWPKMISIDAVWSKKSPPGPAGYWLLDQLTGRNGIDKPDA from the coding sequence ATGCATTATTCTCCCGAAGCCTTAATTGCATTTGTTGAAGCCGCAGCCCTTGGGTCCTTCTCCGCGGCAGCCCGTAAGCTACGCAAAAGCCAATCAACTATCAGCACCGCCATCGCCAATCTGGAAGCCGATCTGGGTTTGACCTTATTTGACCGCCAGGCGCGCCAACCGGTATTAACTGACCATGGTCGCCGGGTGCTATCCCATGTGCAGGAAATTCTGGCGGCCAGCGAACGGCTGGATAATCTATCAATACGTCTGGCAGGTCAGGTTGAAACCCGACTGACTTTTGTCCTTTCTGATACTTATCAACCAACACATCATGAGGACTTACTACGTCGCTTTGAGCAGCGTTACCCTGATATCGAATTTGAGTGCCTGATTGCCGAAGAGGGCGACGTCATTGACCTGCTGCAACTACGGCGAGCGCATATCGGTGTAGTAGAAGTTCAGTCGTACTATCCACCGGATATTGCGGCCAGCCGATTAGCCGCACAGACTGAAATGGCGATATTCGTGCAGCAGGGTCATGCGCTGGCAAAGCTCCCTCAGGTTCACCCCGAACAACTGGCTACCGCCCGGCAACTTTGCCTCAATACTTACAATCGTACTGAGCGCAACCAGTCGCAAGGGCTAATGTGGTCTGCCCCCAGCTACTTAATGTTGTTAGAAATGGCGGAGCAAGGCTTCGGCTGGGCGATTTTGCCACGCTGGCTGGTGGAGCAATACAGCCGTCAAAAACTGGTCGCGTTGCCCACCATTGGTTGGCCTAAAATGATCTCTATTGATGCGGTTTGGTCGAAAAAAAGCCCACCGGGGCCAGCGGGCTATTGGTTGTTAGACCAATTAACCGGTCGTAATGGTATCGATAAACCAGATGCCTAA
- a CDS encoding NupC/NupG family nucleoside CNT transporter: MSHILQFALALVVVAILALAICKDRKSIRIRFVIQLLVIEVLLAYFFLHSEAGLGFVKGFAGLFDKLLGFAANGTDFVFGNMGDKGLAFFFLRVLCPIVFISALIGILQYIKVLPVVIRIIGTLLSKVNGMGKLESFNAVSSLILGQSENFIAYKDILGKMSEKRMYTMAATAMSTVSMSIVGAYMSMLDAKFVVAALVLNMFSTFIVLSLINPYKAEDEEELQLSNLHEGQSFFEMLGEYILAGFKVAIIVAAMLIGFIALISAMNALFSLLFGISFQGILGYVFFPFAWVMGVPTHEALQVGGIMATKLVSNEFVAMMDLQKVASELSPRSVGILSVFLVSFANFSSIGIVAGAIKGLNEHQGNVVSRFGLKLLYGSTLVSVLSASIAGLVL; the protein is encoded by the coding sequence ATGTCCCATATTCTGCAGTTTGCGTTGGCCTTAGTCGTGGTGGCCATATTAGCTCTGGCGATCTGTAAGGATCGTAAAAGCATCCGCATTCGGTTTGTTATTCAATTGCTGGTAATTGAAGTGTTGTTGGCGTACTTCTTCCTCCATTCGGAAGCTGGATTGGGTTTTGTGAAAGGATTCGCCGGTTTATTCGACAAGTTGCTTGGATTTGCCGCCAACGGTACCGACTTTGTCTTTGGCAATATGGGTGATAAAGGTTTGGCGTTCTTCTTCCTGAGAGTGCTGTGCCCTATCGTCTTTATTTCTGCTCTGATTGGTATTCTGCAATATATCAAAGTTCTCCCCGTCGTTATTCGTATCATTGGTACTTTGCTGTCTAAAGTTAACGGCATGGGTAAGCTGGAATCATTCAACGCCGTCAGCTCACTGATTCTGGGTCAATCTGAAAACTTCATCGCCTATAAAGACATTTTGGGCAAAATGTCTGAAAAACGCATGTACACCATGGCAGCAACTGCGATGTCGACAGTTTCTATGTCAATCGTGGGTGCATATATGTCAATGCTGGACGCGAAGTTTGTGGTTGCGGCGCTGGTACTTAACATGTTCAGTACCTTTATCGTGTTGTCATTGATCAACCCGTATAAAGCAGAGGACGAGGAAGAGTTGCAACTAAGCAACTTGCACGAAGGCCAAAGCTTCTTTGAAATGCTGGGTGAGTACATTCTGGCCGGTTTCAAAGTTGCTATCATCGTTGCAGCCATGCTGATTGGTTTTATCGCGTTAATTTCTGCGATGAATGCCTTATTTAGCTTGCTGTTCGGTATCAGCTTCCAGGGTATCTTGGGCTATGTCTTCTTCCCGTTTGCCTGGGTGATGGGCGTACCGACTCATGAAGCCTTACAAGTTGGTGGCATCATGGCAACCAAACTGGTATCTAACGAATTCGTGGCAATGATGGACTTGCAGAAAGTGGCATCAGAACTGTCGCCACGCAGCGTGGGTATTCTGTCAGTGTTCCTGGTTTCATTCGCTAACTTCTCCTCTATTGGTATCGTAGCCGGTGCGATTAAAGGTTTGAATGAGCACCAAGGGAATGTGGTTTCACGCTTTGGCTTGAAGCTGTTATACGGCTCTACGCTGGTCAGTGTGCTGTCCGCCTCTATTGCGGGCCTGGTACTCTAA
- a CDS encoding glucokinase: MTSYALVGDVGGTNARLALCAVATGEISQAKTYSGLEFDSLEDVIKQYLSEHTVTVKDACIAIACPITGDWVAMTNHTWAFSIAAMQQSLGLDHLEVINDFTAVSMAIPVLSEQDVLQFGGTTPQAGKPVAVYGAGTGLGVAHLVNVGRRWISLPGEGGHVDFAPNSEEEDSILAVLRQELGHVSAERVLSGPGLVNLYRAIVISDARLPEHLAPKDITERALADSCTDCRRALSLFCVIMGRFGGNLALNLSTFGGVYIAGGIVPRFMDFFTASGFRSAFEDKGRFKDFLQDIPVYMITNQQPGLLGAGAYLRQTLGHEL, encoded by the coding sequence ATGACAAGCTATGCCCTGGTGGGTGACGTTGGCGGCACTAATGCCCGTTTGGCGCTTTGCGCTGTGGCGACGGGCGAAATATCACAAGCAAAAACATATTCAGGGTTGGAATTCGACAGTCTGGAAGATGTCATTAAGCAATATCTGTCAGAGCATACAGTCACCGTAAAGGATGCCTGTATCGCTATTGCTTGCCCGATTACCGGGGATTGGGTGGCGATGACCAATCATACTTGGGCATTTTCTATTGCAGCTATGCAGCAAAGCCTGGGGTTGGATCATCTGGAGGTGATCAACGATTTTACGGCAGTATCGATGGCGATTCCGGTGTTGTCCGAACAGGATGTGTTGCAATTTGGTGGCACAACGCCTCAAGCGGGTAAACCAGTGGCGGTTTATGGTGCAGGTACTGGGCTGGGTGTGGCCCATTTAGTTAATGTGGGCCGCCGTTGGATTAGCTTACCGGGAGAGGGCGGTCATGTGGACTTCGCCCCGAACAGCGAAGAAGAAGACTCTATTTTGGCGGTATTGCGTCAGGAACTGGGCCATGTCTCTGCCGAGCGAGTACTTTCCGGGCCGGGGTTGGTTAATTTATACCGAGCTATCGTGATTTCTGATGCACGCCTACCGGAACATCTGGCACCGAAAGATATTACTGAACGCGCTCTGGCGGATAGCTGTACTGACTGCCGCCGCGCCTTATCACTGTTTTGTGTGATTATGGGCCGTTTTGGCGGCAATCTGGCATTGAATCTCAGCACTTTTGGCGGCGTTTATATTGCTGGCGGTATCGTGCCACGCTTTATGGATTTCTTTACAGCTTCGGGCTTTCGCAGTGCTTTTGAAGATAAAGGCCGTTTCAAAGATTTCCTGCAAGATATTCCTGTTTATATGATTACCAATCAGCAACCGGGTTTGCTGGGGGCGGGCGCTTACTTGCGTCAGACATTAGGACATGAATTATAA
- a CDS encoding divalent metal cation transporter, producing MLNSRTVDTSRRTSRRIKLSLMGPAFIAAIGYIDPGNFATNIQAGASFGYTLLWVVVWANIMAMLIQLLSAKLGIATGKNLAEHIRDRFPRPAVWAYWVQAEIIAMATDLAEFIGAAIGFKLLLGVTLLEGAVLTGIATFLILMLQKRGQKPLELVIGGLLLFVAAAYIVELIFSRPELAALGRGMLVPDLPNRDAVFLAAGVLGATIMPHVIYLHSSLTQTAGENSKASRYAATKLDVAIAMTIAGFVNLAMMATAAAAFHFNGYGSIAEIEQAYLTLQPLLGNAAATIFGLSLVAAGLSSTVVGTLAGQVVMQGFVRFYIPIWVRRSVTMLPSFIVILAGMDATRILVMSQVLLSFGIALALVPLLVFTGNKELMGEMVNSKLIQILGKMIVLVVVGLNAYLLISLL from the coding sequence ATGCTGAATAGCCGTACTGTCGATACATCCCGCCGTACATCAAGGAGGATAAAACTCTCCCTGATGGGGCCTGCTTTTATCGCGGCCATCGGTTATATCGACCCCGGTAACTTCGCAACCAATATTCAGGCGGGGGCCTCTTTCGGTTATACCTTATTGTGGGTGGTGGTTTGGGCCAACATCATGGCTATGTTGATCCAATTACTGTCCGCTAAACTCGGTATTGCCACTGGTAAAAATCTGGCTGAGCATATCCGTGATCGTTTTCCACGGCCTGCGGTATGGGCCTACTGGGTACAAGCCGAAATCATCGCCATGGCCACGGATCTGGCCGAGTTTATTGGGGCGGCAATCGGGTTTAAATTACTGCTAGGTGTGACCCTGCTTGAAGGTGCTGTCCTGACCGGCATTGCCACTTTCCTGATTCTTATGCTGCAAAAGCGTGGGCAAAAACCTCTCGAACTGGTTATCGGTGGGTTGCTGTTATTTGTAGCGGCGGCTTATATTGTAGAACTTATTTTCTCCCGACCAGAACTGGCGGCGTTGGGTCGCGGTATGTTGGTTCCTGACTTGCCTAACCGTGACGCGGTGTTTCTAGCGGCCGGGGTATTAGGTGCCACGATTATGCCGCATGTTATTTATCTGCATTCATCCTTGACGCAAACGGCGGGAGAAAACTCCAAGGCATCCCGTTATGCTGCGACTAAATTGGATGTGGCGATTGCCATGACAATTGCCGGTTTTGTGAATCTGGCTATGATGGCAACGGCGGCGGCGGCTTTCCATTTCAATGGTTATGGCAGTATTGCTGAAATCGAGCAAGCGTACCTCACACTACAACCCCTGTTAGGTAATGCCGCAGCCACTATTTTTGGTTTGAGTCTGGTTGCCGCTGGGTTGTCATCGACAGTGGTGGGGACCTTGGCAGGGCAGGTCGTCATGCAAGGCTTTGTCCGGTTTTATATCCCTATCTGGGTGCGACGCTCGGTCACGATGTTGCCTTCCTTTATTGTCATTCTGGCGGGTATGGATGCAACACGGATCTTGGTGATGAGCCAGGTACTGCTGAGTTTTGGTATTGCGTTGGCGTTAGTTCCATTGCTGGTCTTTACTGGCAATAAAGAATTGATGGGAGAGATGGTTAACTCAAAATTGATTCAGATTTTGGGGAAGATGATTGTGTTAGTGGTGGTTGGATTAAATGCTTATCTGTTGATTAGCTTGCTCTAA
- a CDS encoding Fur family transcriptional regulator gives MKPLKQCQRLIRFLALSAEKAAKSAGK, from the coding sequence ATGAAACCACTGAAACAGTGTCAACGGCTAATTCGATTTCTCGCGTTAAGCGCTGAAAAAGCCGCCAAATCAGCGGGTAAATAG
- a CDS encoding DNA-binding response regulator, translating into MKAIIVEDEFLAQEELSYLIRQHSNITIEATFDDGLDVLKYLQNHQVDAIFLDINIPSLDGVLLAQNISKFAHKPYIIFITAYKEHAVEAFEIEAFDYILKPYHESRIVTMLQKLEALHKREHQNREQTSSTNHRSAAHTINLMKDERIIVTDINDIYYAAAQEKVTLVYTRREEFIMPMNITEFFSRLPEEYFFRCHRSYCVNLAKIREIVPWFNNTYILRLSDLDFEVPVSRSKIKEFRQLMRL; encoded by the coding sequence GTGAAAGCAATCATTGTTGAAGATGAGTTTCTGGCTCAAGAAGAGTTGAGTTACCTGATTCGCCAGCACAGCAACATCACCATTGAGGCAACCTTTGACGATGGGCTGGATGTGCTTAAATACCTGCAAAACCATCAGGTCGATGCTATTTTTCTCGATATCAATATTCCATCATTGGATGGCGTGTTATTGGCACAAAACATCAGTAAATTTGCCCATAAGCCTTATATTATCTTTATCACAGCCTATAAAGAGCATGCCGTTGAAGCCTTTGAAATTGAAGCATTTGACTATATTTTAAAGCCTTATCATGAGTCTCGTATTGTCACTATGCTGCAAAAACTCGAAGCGCTGCATAAGCGTGAGCACCAAAATAGAGAACAGACCAGCAGTACCAACCACCGTTCTGCGGCGCATACCATCAATTTGATGAAAGATGAGCGCATTATCGTCACTGATATCAATGATATCTATTATGCCGCAGCACAGGAAAAGGTCACGTTGGTCTATACTCGGCGCGAAGAATTCATTATGCCGATGAATATTACTGAATTTTTCAGCCGCCTACCGGAGGAGTACTTCTTCCGCTGCCATCGCTCCTATTGTGTCAATTTAGCCAAAATCCGTGAAATTGTGCCGTGGTTTAATAATACCTATATTCTGCGGCTCAGTGATTTGGACTTTGAAGTCCCTGTCAGCCGCAGCAAGATAAAAGAATTCAGGCAACTGATGCGTCTTTAA